One segment of Erigeron canadensis isolate Cc75 chromosome 2, C_canadensis_v1, whole genome shotgun sequence DNA contains the following:
- the LOC122589285 gene encoding zinc finger protein ZAT10-like: MALEALNSPTAAHASPFFRQESFKHHNTSYPDQSWTKGKRSKRPRIGSPPIITEEEEYLALCLMLLARGDTTTTTTTSSIIPKPTTNNPNQEMIRKTTDNTRNVVVYKCSVCNKAFGSYQALGGHKASHRKNNTTMTTTTSPADVEVHSPPDVTTTLTIMNGRQHECSICHRCFPTGQALGGHKRCHYEGIVGGGHVSTGSNQSQRGFDLNLLPAASCLPENLFSGFGDDEVESPHPEKRARFEYSLR, translated from the coding sequence ATGGCACTGGAGGCCCTTAACTCTCCAACCGCGGCACACGCCAGCCCCTTCTTTCGACAAGAATCCTTTAAGCATCACAACACCTCCTATCCCGATCAGTCATGGACTAAAGGCAAACGATCGAAACGACCACGAATCGGTTCTCCCCCAATAataactgaagaagaagaatatcTGGCTCTCTGTCTCATGCTCCTTGCTCGTGGCGACACAACAACAACTACTACTACTAGTAGTATAATCCCCAAACCAACCACTAATAATCCTAATCAGGAGATGATCAGAAAAACAACAGATAATACCCGAAACGTTGTTGTTTACAAATGTAGCGTGTGTAACAAGGCTTTCGGGTCTTACCAAGCGTTAGGTGGACATAAAGCTAGTCATAGAAAAAACAACACCACTATGACTACTACTACTAGTCCTGCTGACGTGGAGGTACACTCACCACCCGATGTTACAACAACCTTAACAATTATGAACGGTAGACAACATGAATGTTCAATCTGCCATAGATGTTTTCCGACTGGACAAGCACTGGGTGGTCATAAAAGATGTCACTATGAAGGCATCGTTGGGGGAGGACATGTCAGCACAGGGTCGAATCAAAGTCAACGTGGGTTTGACTTGAACTTATTACCAGCCGCCAGCTGCTTACCGGAAAATTTGTTTTCTGGATTTGGGGATGATGAGGTGGAGAGCCCTCACCCGGAGAAAAGGGCACGATTTGAATATTCGCTTCGGTGA
- the LOC122590245 gene encoding LOB domain-containing protein 39-like — MSCNGCRVLRKRCSKTCVLRTCLEWIESPEAKGHATLFVSKFFGRSDLISFISSVPSQKRNALFQSLLFEAVGRTVNPVNGAIGLLSTGNWHLCQAGVRTVLAGGTPVAIMNMSRTPGSSGVFQAACTEMTIGKEPKLLNLLV, encoded by the exons ATGAGCTGCAATGGCTGTCGTGTTTTACGTAAGCGTTGCAGCAAAACATGCGTCTTAAGAACTTGTTTAGAATGGATCGAATCACCAGAAGCCAAAGGCCATGCTACTCTCTTTGTTTCCAAGTTCTTTGGCCGCAGCGATCTCATCAGTTTCATATCCTCGGTCCCCTCTCAAAAACGCAAcg CCTTGTTTCAATCACTATTGTTTGAAGCCGTTGGTAGAACAGTGAATCCGGTAAATGGAGCCATAGGACTCCTTTCCACCGGCAACTGGCACTTGTGTCAGGCCGGGGTAAGGACGGTGTTAGCAGGGGGCACCCCCGTTGCTATCATGAACATGTCTCGTACTCCAGGAAGTTCCGGGGTCTTTCAAGCTGCTTGCACAGAAATGACGATCGGGAAGGAGCCAAAACTATTAAACCTACTTGTATAA
- the LOC122589663 gene encoding QWRF motif-containing protein 2-like yields the protein MVANMSSTAVTPNNNNTKLTSRAPSPARIKRAPLLPSEADNNGPSLPRRPKSKDVSSRYLSSSSSSTTTMTSTSSSSSSFSSNTTSSTNSLCTPHRRFPSPLVSSTNLMTPKTTTTVSKRAMSTERRRPATPMSNTAKMLNSMPARSLSVSFQGESFAVPISKASKPPSIASNGSRCGTPERRAVTPVRKLGNASGNVNTSQKTIDQQRWPGRSRPGGFMTRSVDFSNENLKLSGSGTATALKALQKSMISETKLRPSKPDVLEVNRSVERAVSDCDNSDRGVSDAESVSSGSSIRGATPRAIVVPARFRQETVNRLRKVQPEPVSPPLPRNNKLFSGNRYLKDGPVQSPRGLSPSPVRGAVRPASPIKSGLMSAASSPSRGMASPTRTRSGTGLNSSLGNESTSSILSFAAETRRRKAGDNAIVDAHALRLLHNKYLQWRFANARADAAMQVQRATAQKSLYNSWVTTSKMRQSVISKQVEIQHLRQSLKLHSVLKNQIPYLKVWDQAERDHVVSLSGTIVSLESSTLRLPLVDGAKADAQSLRDAICSAVDVMHAISSSIWSLATKVEHVNALASGLASTTTNERSKLDHCKDLLSILTSMEVQYCSLRTHILQLQRLPPSPLTEL from the exons ATGGTGGCTAATATGTCTTCCACGGCGGTTACACCTAATAATAACAACACTAAGTTAACATCACGAGCTCCGTCACCGGCGAGAATTAAACGAGCGCCGTTGTTACCTTCTGAAGCTGATAATAATGGACCTTCCCTGCCACGTAGACCGAAATCTAAGGATGTAAGTTCAAGGTacttatcttcttcttcttcttcaacgaCGACGATGACCTCCACGTCATCGTCGTCGTCTTCGTTTTCTTCTAATACGACTTCGTCTACGAATTCATTGTGTACACCGCACCGGAGGTTTCCGTCGCCGTTGGTTTCGTCGACGAATCTGATGACGCCGAAAACGACAACGACGGTTAGTAAGAGAGCGATGTCGACGGAACGACGGCGGCCTGCAACTCCGATGTCGAATACAGCGAAGATGCTTAATTCGATGCCGGCGAGGAGTTTGTCGGTTTCGTTTCAAGGTGAGTCGTTTGCGGTTCCGATTAGTAAGGCGTCGAAACCGCCGTCTATTGCCAGTAATGGATCGAGATGTGGTACGCCTGAGAGGAGAGCTGTTACGCCAGTTAGGAAATTAGGGAATGCGAGTGGAAATGTGAATACGAGTCAGAAGACGATTGATCAGCAACGATGGCCGGGGAGGTCACGGCCGGGGGGTTTTATGACTAGGAGTGTTGATTTTAGTAATGAGAATTTGAAATTGAGTGGATCTGGAACTGCTACTGCTCTTAAGGCGTTACAGAAGTCTATGATCAGTGAGACAAAGTTGAGACCTAGTAAACCGGATGTTTTAGAGGTTAATAGAAGTGTTGAGAGGGCTGTTAGTGATTGTGATAATTCTGATAGAGGTGTGTCGGATGCCGAGAGTGTTTCCTCTGGAAGTAGTATCCGAGGTGCCACTCCTCGTGCTATTGTGGTGCCAGCTAGATTTAGGCAAGAAACTGTGAATCGGCTGAGAAAGGTACAGCCGGAGCCAGTTTCACCTCCACTGCCAAGAAACAACAAGCTATTTTCTGGGAATAGGTATCTGAAAGATGGTCCGGTGCAATCGCCACGGGGATTGTCACCCTCTCCGGTTAGAGGAGCTGTTAGACCAGCTTCTCCAATCAAGAGTGGGCTGATGTCTGCTGCTTCGTCTCCATCAAGGGGTATGGCTAGTCCAACAAGAACACGGAGTGGAACAGGGTTGAATAGTAGTTTGGGCAACGAAAGCACGTCTTCGATTCTCAGCTTTGCTGCTGAAACTAGGAGAAGGAAGGCAGGAGATAATGCGATTGTTGATGCACATGCTTTGAGGTTGCTACACAACAAATATCTGCAATGGCGGTTTGCAAATGCGAGAGCCGATGCTGCCATGCAGGTCCAGAGAGCGACTGCTCAG AAAAGTCTATATAATTCATGGGTGACTACGTCAAAAATGCGCCAGTCTGTCATATCCAAACAAGTTGAGATTCAACACCTGAGGCAGAGCTTGAAGTTGCACTCTGTCCTCAAGAATCAG ATACCATATTTGAAGGTGTGGGATCAAGCTGAGAGGGATCATGTAGTTTCTTTGTCTGGGACTATTGTCTCTCTGGAGTCTAGCACTCTCCGTCTTCCCCTTGTTGATGGTGCAAAG GCGGATGCCCAAAGCTTAAGAGATGCTATATGTTCGGCGGTTGATGTGATGCACGCCATTTCATCCTCAATATGGTCTCTTGCAACAAAG GTGGAGCATGTAAATGCATTGGCATCTGGACTTGCAAGCACAACAACAAATGAACGTTCTAAGCTTGATCATTGCAAGGATCTGTTGTCGATACTGACCAGCATGGAG GTGCAGTACTGCAGCCTGAGGACGCACATATTACAACTGCAACGCCTGCCTCCAAGCCCCTTAACGGAACTGTAA
- the LOC122588221 gene encoding uncharacterized protein LOC122588221: MAECVDLLEQGESSRPYIPRSVVERDRYSADGRLMAAYFNENPKYSLKSFRRRFRMSRPMFMRIVNDIISYPSRNPGPVPLHFKRMQDKQLDARGKPGFSTIQKCVCAIRQLAYGYNPDSLDEYLHMGEETARWMNTCVDQHRRTYNACTLDMKSFMASQACLEALIACTGLERTAPRHGKSPLFREIIEDRAPDSSFTVNGTHYKKGYYLADDIYPEWSTFVEDAGYAISSLEDGDDIDPIVLPEHTFEERIALHQRTDKELRDRTVHHALCHDLTEHVWRLPA, translated from the exons ATGGCCGAATGTGTTGATTTgcttgaacaaggtgaatcatCAAGACCATACATACCCCGTAGCGTCGTCGAAAGAGATCGATATAGTGCTGACGGGCGCCTAATGGCAGCTTACTTTAACGAAAACCCAAAGTATTCGTTGAAGAGCTTTAGGCGACGATTTCGTATGTCTAGACCTATGTTCATGCGCATTGTCAACGACATAATATCATACCCATCTCGCAATCCAGGTCCTGTGCCTTTGCATTTTAAAagaatgcaagacaagcagcTTGATGCCCGAGGAAAGCCTGGTTTCAGTACCATCCAAAAGTGTGTATGCGCCATACGTCAATTGGCGTATGGCTACAATCCCGACTCGCTTGACGAGTATCTACATATGGGTGAAGAAACAGCAAGGT GGATGAATACTTGCGTAGACCAACACCGGAGGACATACAACGCTTGTACGCTCGACATGAAGAGCTTCATGGCTTCTCAGGCATGCTTGGAAGCATTGATTGCATGCACTGGCCTTGAAAGAACTGCCCCAAGGCATGGTAAG TCGCCTTTATTTAGGGAAATCATTGAAGATCGTGCACCTGATAGCTCGTTCACTGTTAATGGCACccactacaaaaagggttactATCTTGCAGACGACATTTATCCCGAATGGTCAACTTTT GTTGAAGACGCGGGGTACGCCATAAGCTCACTCGAGGATGGAGACGACATTGATCCAATCGTCTTACCGGAGCATACGTTCGAGGAAAGAATTGCACTTCACCAACGTACCGACAAGGAGCTTCGAGATCGCACTGTGCATCATGCTCTTTGTCATGATCTTACGGAGCATGTATGGCGCCTCCCAGCttaa
- the LOC122590291 gene encoding uncharacterized protein LOC122590291 produces the protein MKQKGFGLWILFFVFGTALLFFFLSSLPPPTAGDHLVHQKKIMYLTKPIRKLKEENHDENANGNMDVDDYLPNDPVPSSKATSLRPGPIEHGTPLMPYIPKPAPPGPNEPGYDGSP, from the exons ATGAAGCAGAAAGGTTTTGGATTGTGGATTTTGTTCTTTGTGTTTGGAACTGCTttgctttttttcttcttgtcttCACTTCCTCCTCCTACTGCag GTGATCATCTTGTTCACCAAAAGAAAATCATGTATTTAACGAAACCAATCAGGAAACTCAAG GAGGAAAATCACGATGAAAATGCTAATGGAAATATGGATGTAGACGACTACCTCCCTAACGATCCAGTTCCTAGTTCAAAGGCTACATCATTAAGGCCCGGTCCGATCGAACATGGCACTCCTCTTATGCCTTATATTCCAAAGCCAGCACCTCCGGGACCAAATGAGCCCGGGTATGATGGGTCTCCTTAG